From Nicotiana tabacum cultivar K326 chromosome 15, ASM71507v2, whole genome shotgun sequence, the proteins below share one genomic window:
- the LOC142169430 gene encoding protease Do-like 5, chloroplastic, which yields MVVLGVVSPQHILPLVPICKTQIPPNSAVSSETQYLTKRKALIFTSSSLISSFIYTPHHYSATAFQIDQFQQDEDRIVQLFEETSPSVVFIKNLELAKGSNDSTKVLANDENAKVEGTGSGFIWDKFGHIVTNYHVVGKLATDQSGLQRCKVSLVNAKGESIAKEAKIVGVDPAFDLAVLKVDVEGDEVKPISVGTSRGLRVGQSCFAIGNPYGFENTLTTGVVSGLGREIPAPNGAAIKGAIQTDAAINAGNSGGPLIDSSGHVIGVNTATFTRRGSGMSSGVNFAIPIDTVVRTIPYLIVYGTAYKDRY from the exons ATGgtggttttgggagttgtttcTCCACAGCATATCCTCCCTTTAGTTCCCATCTGTAAAACCCAAATTCCCCCGAATTCTGCTGTTTCTTCAGAAACCCAATATTTGACGAAGCGTAAAgctttgatatttacttcttcTTCTCTGATTTCCTCTTTCATATATACACCTCATCACTACTCTGCCACTGCTTTCCAAATCGATCAATTTCAGCAAGATGAAGATAGAATTGTTCAGCTCTTTGAG GAAACATCCCCTTCTGTTGTTTTCATTAAGAACCTTGAGTTGGCTAAAGGCTCCAATGATTCTACTAAGGTGCTAGCCAACGACGAGAATGCAAAAGTTGAAGGGACAGGTTCGGGCTTCATTTGGGATAAGTTTGGTCACATT GTTACCAATTACCATGTCGTTGGTAAATTAGCTACTGATCAAAGTGGACTGCAGCGTTGTAAG GTTTCTTTAGTGAATGCTAAAGGAGAAAGCATAGCTAAGGAAGCGAAGATCGTAGGTGTTGATCCAGCATTTGATCTAGCTGTTCTCAAG GTTGATGTTGAAGGTGATGAAGTAAAACCAATCTCTGTTGGTACCTCCCGTGGCTTACGTGTAGGTCAAAGTTGCTTTGCCATTGGAAATCCCTATGGATTTGAAAACACTCTGACAACTGGG GTAGTTAGTGGATTAGGCAGGGAAATACCTGCACCAAATGGAGCCGCCATTAAAGGAGCTATTCAAACAGATGCTGCTATTAATGCTG GGAATTCAGGTGGCCCACTGATTGATTCATCTGGTCATGTAATTGGTGTAAATACTGCAACCTTCACTCGCAGAG GCTCGGGTATGTCATCAGGGGTTAATTTTGCCATACCAATTGACACAGTTGTACGAACAATACCTTACCTGATCGTTTATGGAACAGCATACAAAGACAGATATTGA